A stretch of the Aegilops tauschii subsp. strangulata cultivar AL8/78 chromosome 4, Aet v6.0, whole genome shotgun sequence genome encodes the following:
- the LOC109742208 gene encoding cyclic nucleotide-gated ion channel 18, producing the protein MAGFLQRHVLPPFRRPPLPFFRHGAGTAASSNQPQGRRPWTPSRILDPGDDVVLNWNRLFLVTCMVGLFVDPMYFYLLYAKTQACVKMNMGIGVAVTAVRTVADLFYLAHMILKFRTAFVAPSSRVFGRGELVRDPDQIAIRYLKNDFIIDLAAMLPIPQIIIWFVIPAVSTTSANHTNNTLSMIVLIQYIPRVFLIISLNSKIVKSSGVVTRTAWAGAAYNLLLYTLASHVLGALWYLLSIERQYTCWVDQCTSDNGTDPRVPICDMSYLDCKTLEDPVRMKWHAASNITKQCGLPGARFEYGLFEDALKLDIVDASFFEKYLYCLWWGFRNLSSYGQNLQNSTYAGETIFCILICIMGLVFFSHLIGNMQTYLQSMTVRLEEWRVKRRDIEEWMRHRQLPLELQERVRRFFQYKWLATRGVDEESILQSLPLDLRREIQRHLCLALVRRVPFFSQMDEQLLDAICERLVSSLSTKDAYIVREGDPVSEMLFIIRGELESSTTDGGRTNFFSSITLRPGDFCGEELLTWALMPNPSLNFPQSTRTVRSVTEVEAFALRAEDLKYVANQFKRLHSKRLQHAFRYYSHQWRSWGACFVQGAWRRYKKRKLARELMKQEGLLYDQGDSGDDDGQGGAGAIAGADASTPLLGEYKGGAGAASSSAEGGDGGGTHLGATFLASKFAKNTKKGAHQKSMSQRIDDVSTMKFPKLAKPDEPDFSLHSEDTL; encoded by the exons ATGGCCGGCTTCCTCCAGCGCCACGTCCTCCCGCCCTTCCGCCGCCCGCCGCTCCCCTTCTTCCGCCACGGCGCCGGCACCGCGGCCTCCTCCAACCAGCCCCAGGGCCGCCGGCCATGGACGCCCAGCCGCATCCTCGACCCCGGGGACGACGTCGTCCTTAACTGGAACCGCCTCTTCCTCGTCACCTGCATGGTCGGCCTCTTCGTCGACCCCATGTACTTCTACCTCCTCTACGCCAAGACGCAGGCGTGCGTCAAGATGAACATGGGCATCggcgtcgccgtcaccgccgtgcGCACCGTCGCCGACCTCTTCTACCTCGCGCacatgatcctcaagttccgcaCCGCTTTCGTCGCGCCCAGCTCGCGCGTCTTCGGGCGCGGCGAGCTCGTCAGGGACCCCGACCAGATCGCCATCCGATACCTCAAGAACGACTTCATCATCGATCTCGCCGCCATGCTCCCGATTCCCCAG ATCATTATCTGGTTTGTCATACCAGCTGTGAGCACCACCTCAGCAAACCACACCAACAACACGCTCTCGATGATCGTGCTGATCCAGTACATACCCAGAGTGTTCCTCATCATATCCCTCAACTCCAAGATCGTTAAGTCCAGTGGAGTGGTCACAAGAACTGCCTGGGCAGGGGCTGCCTACAACCTGCTTCTCTACACGCTGGCCAGTCAT GTTCTGGGAGCCCTGTGGTACCTGCTGTCCATAGAGAGGCAGTACACCTGCTGGGTGGACCAATGCACAAGCGATAATGGCACTGACCCCAGGGTGCCCATATGTGACATGAGCTATCTGGACTGCAAAACGCTCGAGGACCCTGTTCGGATGAAGTGGCACGCGGCTAGCAACATCACTAAGCAGTGCGGGCTTCCCGGGGCGAGATTTGAGTACGGATTGTTCGAGGATGCTCTCAAGCTCGATATCGTCGATGCGTCCTTCTTCGAGAAGTATCTCTACTGCCTCTGGTGGGGTTTCCGGAACTTGAG TTCTTATGGACAGAATTTGCAGAACAGCACCTACGCAGGGGAGACTATATTCTGCATCCTCATCTGCATCATGGGCCTTGTTTTCTTCTCACATCTCATTGGAAACATGCAg ACGTACTTGCAGTCGATGACGGTGAGGCTGGAGGAGTGGCGGGTGAAGCGGCGCGACATCGAGGAGTGGATGCGTCACCGGCAGCTTCCCCTGGAGCTCCAGGAGCGCGTCCGGAGGTTCTTCCAGTACAAGTGGCTGGCCACCAGAGGCGTCGACGAGGAATCCATCCTCCAGTCTCTGCCCCTCGACCTCCGCCGCGAGATCCAGCGCCACCTCTGCCTCGCCCTCGTCCGGCGG GTGCCCTTCTTCTCGCAGATGGACGAGCAGCTGCTGGACGCCATCTGCGAGCGGCTGGTGTCGTCGCTGAGCACCAAGGACGCGTACATCGTGCGGGAGGGCGACCCCGTGAGCGAGATGCTCTTCATCATCCGCGGCGAGCTGGAGAGCTCGACGACGGACGGCGGCCGGACCAACTTCTTCAGCTCCATCACGCTCCGGCCGGGGGACTTCTGCGGCGAGGAGCTCCTGACGTGGGCGCTGATGCCCAACCCGAGCCTCAACTTCCCGCAGTCGACGCGCACGGTGCGGTCGGTGACGGAGGTGGAGGCGTTCGCGCTCCGCGCCGAGGACCTCAAGTACGTGGCCAACCAGTTCAAGCGCCTCCACAGCAAGCGGCTGCAGCACGCGTTCCGGTACTACTCCCACCAGTGGCGGAGCTGGGGCGCCTGCTTCGTGCAGGGCGCCTGGAGGCGGTACAAGAAGAGGAAGCTCGCCAGGGAGCTCATGAAGCAGGAGGGGCTCCTCTACGACCAGGGCGAcagcggcgacgacgacgggcaGGGCGGGGCCGGCGCCATCGCCGGCGCCGACGCCAGCACGCCGCTGCTCGGCGAGTACAAGGGCGGCGCTGGTGCGGCGTCGTCGTCcgcggagggcggcgacggcggcggcacgCACCTGGGCGCCACGTTCCTGGCATCCAAGTTCGCCAAGAACACCAAGAAGGGCGCGCACCAGAAGAGCATGTCGCAGCGGATCGACGACGTGTCCACCATGAAGTTCCCCAAGCTGGCCAAGCCGGACGAGCCGGATTTCTCTTTGCACTCCGAGGACACGCTGTAA